One Delphinus delphis chromosome 3, mDelDel1.2, whole genome shotgun sequence genomic region harbors:
- the SEMA6B gene encoding semaphorin-6B: MRTPRAPPPRPALLLLLLLLGGSHGLFPEEPPPLSVAPRDYLNHYPVFVGGGPGHLTPAEGTDDLNIQRVLRVNRTLFIGDRDNLYRVELEPPTSMELRYQRKLTWRSNPSDINVCRMKGKQEGECRNFVKVLLLRDESTLFVCGSNAFNPVCANYSMDTLQPLGDNISGMARCPYDPKHANVALFSEGMLFTATVTDFLAIDAVIYRSLGDRPTLRTVKHDSKWFKEPYFVHVVEWGSHIYFFFREIAMEFNYLEKVVVSRVARVCKNDVGGSPRVLEKQWTSFLKARLNCSVPGDSHFYFNVLRAVTGVVSLGGRPVVLAVFSTPSNSIPGSAVCAFDMTQVAAVFEGRFREQKSPESIWTPVPEDQVPRPRPGCCAAPGMQYNASSAFPDEILNFVKTHPLMDEAVPSLGHAPWIVRTLMRYQLTRVAVDVGAGPWGNQTVVFLGSEAGTVLKFLVWPNASASGTTGPSVFLEEFETYRPDRCGRSGGGETGQRLLSLELDAASGGLLAAFPRCVVRVPVARCQQYSGCMKNCIGSQDPYCGWAPDGSCIFLSPGTRANFEQDVSGASTSGLGDCTGLLGASLSEERAGLVSVNLLVTSSVAAFVVGAVVSGFSVGWYVGLRERRELARRKDKEAILAHGGGEAVLSVSRLGERRAGGPGGRAGGGGGGPGVPPEALLAPLMQNGWAKATLLQGGSHDLDSGLLPTPEQTPLPQKRLPTPHPHALGPRAWEHGHTLLTASLSSSLLLLAPARAPEPPPAPGEPAPDARLFVARPGRASHGDFPLTPHASPDRRRVVSAPTGPSDPSSAADGLPRPWSPPPTGSLRRPGAHAPPAAALRRTHTINSGEARPRGRHARPGTDLAHLLSYGGPDRTAPPVP; the protein is encoded by the exons ATGCGGACCCCGCgagcgccccctccccgcccggccctactgctcctgctgctgctactggGAGGCTCCCACGGCCTCTTCCCCGAGGAGCCGCCGCCACTCAGCGTGGCCCCCAGGGACT ACCTGAACCACTATCCCGTGTTCGTGGGCGGCGGGCCAGGACACCTGACCCCCGCAGAGGGCACCGACGATCTCAACATCCAGCGGGTTCTGCGGGTCAACAGGACACTCTTCATCGGGGACAG GGACAACCTGTACCGGGTGGAGCTGGAGCCCCCCACGTCCATGGAGCTGCGGTACCAGCGG AAGCTGACCTGGCGCTCCAACCCCAGCGACATCAACGTGTGTCGGATGAAGGGCAAGCAGGAG GGCGAGTGTCGAAATTTTGTAAAGGTGCTTCTACTTCGGGACGAATCCACCCTCTTCGTGTGTGGTTCCAATGCCTTCAACCCCGTGTGTGCCAACTACAGC ATGGACACACTGCAGCCCCTCGGGGACAACATCAGTGGCATGGCCCGCTGCCCATACGACCCCAAACACGCCAATGTTGCCCTCTTCTCTG AAGGGATGCTCTTCACAGCCACCGTTACCGACTTCCTAGCCATCGACGCCGTCATCTACCGCAGCCTCGGGGACCGGCCCACTCTGCGCACCGTGAAACATGACTCCAAGTGGTTCAAAG AGCCCTACTTTGTCCACGTGGTGGAGTGGGGCAGCCACATCTACTTTTTCTTCCGGGAGATCGCAATGGAGTTTAACTACCTGGAAAAG GTGGTGGTGTCCCGTGTGGCCCGGGTGTGCAAGAATGACGTGGGCGGCTCCCCTCGCGTGCTGGAGAAGCAGTGGACGTCGTTCCTGAAGGCACGGCTCAACTGCTCGGTGCCAGGGGACTCCCACTTCTACTTCAACGTGCTGCGGGCCGTCACGGGCGTGGTCAGCCTGGGGGGCCGGCCCGTGGTCCTTGCTGTTTTCTCCACGCCCAGCAACAG CATCCCCGGTTCGGCCGTCTGCGCCTTTGACATGACACAGGTGGCTGCCGTGTTTGAGGGCCGCTTCCGTGAACAGAAGTCCCCTGAGTCCATCTGGACACCCGTGCCGGAGGACCAGGTGCCACGGCCCCG GCCCGGGTGCTGTGCAGCTCCCGGCATGCAGTACAATGCCTCCAGCGCCTTCCCGGACGAGATCCTCAACTTCGTCAAGACACACCCCCTGATGGACGAGGCAGTGCCCTCACTGGGCCACGCACCCTGGATTGTTCGGACTCTGATGCG GTACCAGCTGACGCGAGTGGCCGTGGACGTGGGCGCCGGCCCCTGGGGCAACCAGACTGTCGTCTTCCTGGGTTCTGAGGCGGGCACTGTCCTCAAGTTCCTTGTCTGGCCCAACGCCAGTGCCTCGGGCACCACCGGGCCCAGTGTCTTCCTGGAGGAGTTTGAGACTTACCGGCCGGACAG GTGTGGACGCTCTGGGGGTGGCGAGACAGGGCAGCGGCTGCTGAGCCTGGAGCTGGATGCGGCCTCGGGTGGCCTGCTGGCGGCCTTCCCCCGCTGTGTGGTCCGAGTGCCCGTGGCGCGCTGCCAGCAATACTCAGGATGCATGAA GAACTGTATTGGCAGTCAGGACCCCTACTGCGGCTGGGCCCCGGATGGCTCCTGCATCTTCCTCAGCCCCGGCACCAG AGCCAACTTTGAGCAAGACGTGTCCGGGGCCAGCACCTCAGGCTTAGGGGACTGCACAG GACTCCTAGGGGCCAGCCTCTCGGAGGAGCGCGCCGGGTTGGTGTCGGTGAACCTGCTGGTGACGTCGTCGGTGGCGGCCTTCGTGGTGGGCGCCGTGGTGTCCGGCTTCAGCGTGGGCTGGTACGTGGGGCTCCGCGAGCGGCGCGAGCTGGCCCGCCGCAAGGACAAGGAGGCCATCCTGGCGCACGGGGGCGGCGAGGCCGTGCTGAGCGTGAGCCGCCTGGGCGAGCGCCGGGCGGGCGGCCCcgggggccgggccgggggcggcggcggcgggcccgGGGTTCCCCCCGAGGCCCTGCTGGCGCCCCTGATGCAGAACGGGTGGGCAAAGGCCACACTGCTGCAGGGCGGCTCCCACGACCTGGACTCGGGGCTGCTGCCCACGCCCGAGCAGACGCCGCTGCCCCAGAAGCGCCTGCCCACCCCGCACCCGCACGCCCTGGGCCCCCGCGCCTGGGAGCACGGCCATACGCTGCTCACggcctccctctcatcctccctcctgctgctggCCCCTGCCCGCGCCCCCGAGCCGCCCCCCGCGCCCGGCGAGCCGGCCCCCGACGCCCGCCTCTTCGTCGCGCGGCCCGGCCGCGCCTCCCACGGCGACTTCCCGCTCACCCCCCACGCCAGCCCGGACCGCCGGCGGGTGGTGTCGGCGCCCACGGGCCCCTCGGACCCGAGCTCCGCCGCCGACGGCCTCCCTCGGCCCTGGAGCCCACCGCCCACCGGCAGCCTCCGGAGGCCGGGCGCGCACGCCCCGCCCGCCGCCGCGCTGCGCCGCACGCACACGATCAACAGCGGCGAGGCCCGGCCCCGCGGCCGCCACGCCCGGCCCGGCACGGACTTGGCCCACCTCCTCTCGTACGGGGGCCCGGACAGGACTGCGCCCCCCGTGCCCTAG